The Montipora capricornis isolate CH-2021 chromosome 3, ASM3666992v2, whole genome shotgun sequence genome includes the window GTGACGCGACGCGTTGCTACGTACAATAGTATGATGCGTTGCTATGCGTTAACATTAACTAACgtttatttaagaaaacatgaactTTACAAAAATTCATTTCCTTACCAGTGGTATTCAGTGTTTCCAAAGGCCACACAACAATTTTCATAAAATGGTTGCGCAAATTCATTACAACATCAAAAGAATACACACTGGATATCTTCAGACGTACAGCAACGTGACATGATTACGTTAAGGTTATTCGATACTTTATTCAATAATACAATCACTgtcataagtcgttggaacacccaccccctttcccccgttCAATGTTGCATAGCGCATTATGCACCCAAACAaactgttcagtacgttttagtttttaagcaacattgaaaggtgggagagggagggatgctcgattaatcccgtcggtgtaccaacattgtgtcactgattgtaGGCTACTGGTTGATGACTGAACCGTAACCTGAAAAATAGTTTGTCATGTACATGCATTTAAACATGCCTCCTGGGTACATGATTTGGAAAACCCTATGGGAATTTGGTTTAAACCACTGTTATATTCATAGTACCGTAACTGAAAAAAAGTAGAACGAGACAAAACTGACAGCACCACCCAACCCCATCCCCTATTGGTTATGAGCATGTCATTATTAACTGACAATGTGCACCTGGGTGGATCCTTTAAAACTTCGTGCATGACTGACTCaatatttaaaggaaaaatttcCCAGTTGTAAGAGACAGATATATCATTACCAAGTATTTCTATTCTAAGTCAGTTTGCTTTCAGAGTATGTGGCTGAAATCTATGAAACACTAATTTCCACTTCGAGGGAAGATTTAAAGGCTGTGGAAGAGGAGTTGGATAGGCAGACCCCGCAAGCTTTACACAGTATGTTGCAAAACAAGGAACACAAAGAAGAGGCAATTGGAAAGTACCATTCCagaaagcaaaaagaaacaGTTATCTGCCCCCCAACCTGTTCTGGTTAGTGCAAAATGCCCTTGTTGGTCctactttcataaatggtgcaatatgaaaaaatgaaaacttatattgctgaatgaatgaatgaatgaatgaatgaatgaaagaatcaatattattaattaattaatcactgAGTTTGTAAAGTGGTAATTAATTCAATCAGTCAAAGGAACTGTGATTTTTTTCCCTCACTAGTGAGTCCCTTGGTAACTATTACCTTAGTCGCTGCCTAGAGAGTCTCATTCAAAGGCTGGCACTGTCCTGCGATAATGCCAGTTAATCTTTTTTTCCACAGATGCAGAACTACAATCAATAGTCCAGCCTGctgcaaatgatgctactcgCAAACGGAAGACATACACGTGCTCGAAGTGTGGGAAGCCACGTAAAGGCCACAAAAGGGGACAGTGCAGCACAAATGCAGCTGCACCATAAAACTTCATTCAATGAACCAAAGACGATATCTTCTGTTACATTGTGGGGAAGAAAAATGTCACCCTGAAATGAGAACCCATGTGTTTGTCTTCCATCAGAAATGAAGGACAATTTGATTTTCGATGGGAAAAGGCACTGAACTATctaaattttccttttagaaGCTGTTTGACAAGTCACCTTTTATAGCTAGCTGGTACTCGAAAGGCTTCATATAACATACAGTGGTAGACACCACAGTTTTGTGGTGACAAAATTCCATTTGCTATTTAATACATAGACCTTTTGTATGATTATTATCTATGGTCTTTTccaaaagcaacaacaacaaactataTTAGAAAAATTTTGTAAACGCCTGGTATGTTAATACTTTGCTTTTCAGTGCAGAGTCTGAAATATAATTTCTACATGTACGGTCAATATTCAGTTATGCTCTAGCCAAGATACTGTGTATAAAATTTATACTTCATCATCGTCTTCTTCCTCATCACCACGGTACTGATGTTCAGCTGTGGGAAAGGCAGATCGTATTGCTTTGTACACACAGCAAGGAAGAGGAAGTCTGTTTGACTTGCCAACATACTCCCACACCAAACGAACAAATTGTCTGTATGCTACAGACCGCAAAAATCTGTAAGGGGAAAAGAAGTTCACATGAGAGATTATGTAAACAATGATCCTGTgactttgctgtttttttttttttcaatgagaTTTTCTCTTTGCAAttattaagtacatgtattttcctgTGTTTGGTATGagcaatttttagcaattggCATGTCTTCAAGCACAAAGGCCAAACGTTTGTAGTCTCTTACTACTgtaaaacaaagtcaaaatgggTATGTCTCAATGTCCCCtccctaaaacaaagaaaaaaaacttactcTGCCTCTGCCCTGTCTCCAAGTGTCAGCATAGTAGTATAAGacttttttaactttgtctTTAACCCAATGCCTGCCGTTTGTAAGACCCATCGGTCTAAACAAACACTGCCAAATCCTGGGTGCATCGTTATGCACTGACCATCTTTTTCCACCTCCTCCATTCTCTCAGTGCATCGATTCACCTCCGTGCAACACCGGCATTCCTCTGCTCTAACCACACAGGTCAACGAGCAATTAGAACACCGACACCTAcgtacattaaaaagaaaaccagtCTCTAACTCGGAAGAAAATTAGCGCCAGTATAATTACTGGGACTGAAAGAAGGCTCTTGAGAGTTCGGAATTATTGTGCCAATATTAAAACAATctacaaaaaacaaacactgTACTACGAAAGTAACTGACGCTGAAAATATGGTTGAAATCAAGCCAGCAATGACCTGATTCCGTACTTGTATTAAGAGCTAAAAGAAAACCTCGTAATGAAAGCCTACACACCATTCTCGGACGTCGACTTCACCAGAGAATCTGCTGAGAAGcatttgttcttcttcttcctcttcagcGACTTGCATGGCATGTTGGGCAGCTTCATCTTCGTTCGCTACCGGCTCTATACTTTCGTCGTATGGCACAAAATCCCCTGTCGCAGATACAAAACTATTCTCTGAGGCGTCAG containing:
- the LOC138039978 gene encoding uncharacterized protein; the encoded protein is MSSSEDENTQVSSEDESEYLSDASENSFVSATGDFVPYDESIEPVANEDEAAQHAMQVAEEEEEEQMLLSRFSGEVDVREWCRCSNCSLTCVVRAEECRCCTEVNRCTERMEEVEKDGQCITMHPGFGSVCLDRWVLQTAGIGLKTKLKKSYTTMLTLGDRAEAEFLRSVAYRQFVRLVWEYVGKSNRLPLPCCVYKAIRSAFPTAEHQYRGDEEEDDDEV